In one window of Pseudobdellovibrionaceae bacterium DNA:
- a CDS encoding tRNA (cytidine(34)-2'-O)-methyltransferase — protein sequence MFNVVLVEPEIPSNTGNVGRTCVGTWSKLHLVGPLGFEISDKRLKRAGLDYWPHLEWQQYENFEDWWRQIVDPSRVFFFSTKGKKTLYETRFQPGDTFVFGKETKGLSEDLLARYPEQVLTIPVLGQIRSYNLSNAVAMTLSEGVRQVEFL from the coding sequence ATGTTTAATGTGGTGCTTGTGGAGCCAGAGATACCTTCGAACACAGGCAATGTGGGCCGAACCTGTGTGGGGACCTGGTCTAAATTACATCTTGTGGGGCCACTGGGTTTTGAAATTTCTGATAAGCGTCTAAAGCGGGCGGGTCTTGATTATTGGCCCCATCTCGAGTGGCAGCAGTACGAAAACTTTGAAGACTGGTGGCGTCAGATTGTCGATCCATCAAGGGTGTTTTTCTTTTCCACAAAGGGCAAGAAAACTCTGTATGAGACAAGATTCCAGCCCGGCGACACCTTTGTTTTTGGTAAGGAGACAAAAGGTTTGAGCGAAGACCTGCTGGCTCGTTATCCAGAGCAGGTTTTGACCATTCCTGTGCTGGGCCAAATTCGCAGCTACAATTTGTCAAATGCCGTGGCCATGACACTTTCTGAGGGTGTGCGCCAGGTAGAGTTTTTATAG
- a CDS encoding gamma-glutamylcyclotransferase, with translation MTETVSLFVYGSFTENRVHFPLIANFVKAKKPAAVEAHVFRLEVGYPVLAEPSVPVGQPTSWVRGELLEVEADAVLFRLLDEFHGYSAIAPEKSLFFKVEMPFRTEAGELGKATCYVINPSKLPKTARWIPQGDWQAALDERPALSEQLTEPQRSYVCKLGASTGRDIVPIDLELYRQLMKLELIVDKGRRLALTRLGKEVYRYLPK, from the coding sequence ATGACGGAAACAGTTTCGTTGTTTGTATATGGTTCGTTCACAGAAAACAGGGTTCATTTTCCGCTCATTGCGAATTTTGTTAAAGCCAAAAAGCCTGCGGCTGTGGAGGCTCATGTTTTTCGCCTAGAAGTGGGCTACCCTGTTCTTGCTGAGCCATCTGTGCCCGTGGGCCAGCCTACAAGTTGGGTGCGGGGAGAGTTGCTCGAAGTGGAAGCCGACGCCGTGTTATTTCGACTCCTCGATGAATTCCATGGTTATTCGGCCATAGCCCCAGAGAAGAGTTTATTTTTTAAAGTGGAAATGCCCTTTCGCACAGAAGCGGGCGAGTTGGGTAAGGCCACTTGTTATGTGATTAATCCGTCTAAATTGCCAAAAACCGCGCGATGGATTCCTCAAGGCGACTGGCAAGCCGCGTTAGATGAGCGACCAGCTCTTTCGGAACAGCTTACAGAGCCTCAGCGGTCTTATGTTTGTAAGTTGGGAGCGTCCACAGGTCGAGATATTGTCCCCATCGATCTTGAGTTGTATCGCCAATTGATGAAGTTAGAACTTATAGTGGACAAGGGGCGGCGATTGGCCCTAACCCGTTTGGGCAAAGAAGTTTATCGTTATCTTCCAAAGTGA
- a CDS encoding P-II family nitrogen regulator, whose translation MKKIEAIIKPFKLDDVVDALSETGIEGISVSEIKGFGRQKGRGEIYKGAEYVVDFLPKLKLEIVVTDALVGPAIEAIKQAAHTGKIGDGKIFVVPIEQAIRIRTGDQGDDAI comes from the coding sequence ATGAAGAAGATAGAAGCGATCATTAAGCCCTTCAAATTAGATGACGTGGTTGACGCCCTCAGCGAAACCGGAATTGAAGGCATCTCTGTCTCTGAAATCAAAGGCTTTGGGCGACAAAAGGGCCGCGGCGAAATCTACAAAGGCGCCGAATATGTGGTGGACTTCCTGCCAAAATTAAAACTTGAAATTGTAGTTACCGACGCTCTAGTGGGTCCCGCTATCGAAGCTATCAAACAAGCGGCTCACACCGGAAAAATCGGCGACGGAAAAATTTTTGTCGTTCCCATTGAGCAAGCTATCCGCATTAGAACGGGTGACCAAGGGGATGACGCAATATGA
- the glnA gene encoding type I glutamate--ammonia ligase yields MKIDEVIKFARENNVKMVDFKFIDLPGMWQHFTIPTSELTEDIFTEGLAFDGSSIRGWKSIEDSDMKVLPDATTAKLDPFMEIPTLSLICDVVSPDTNEPYSRDPRQVARKARNFLESTGIADTVYFGPEAEFFIFDDVRYDQTAYGGFYQVDSEEATWNTGRDEGGRNLGFKPRHKEGYFPTLPADSLHDIRTEICLELEKIGIPVERQHHEVATAGQGEIDIRFDSMVEMADKMMWFKYIIKNVARRHNKSATFMPKPIYGDNGSGMHTHMSLWKNGDPLFAGDKYGGLSELALYYVGGILKHAPALCAFTNSSTNSYKRLVPGFEAPTKLAYSYKNRSAAIRIPNTGANPKAKRIEFRTPDPSANVYLAFAALLMAGIDGIQNKIHPGEALDKDIYGLPPQEAAKVPSVPATLDEALNALRQDYEFLLAGDVFTEDLVNTWIDYKMEREVLPLQQRPAPYEFYLYYDL; encoded by the coding sequence ATGAAAATCGACGAGGTCATTAAGTTCGCTCGCGAGAACAACGTCAAGATGGTGGACTTTAAGTTCATCGACCTACCAGGGATGTGGCAACATTTCACAATTCCCACATCAGAACTCACTGAAGATATCTTCACTGAAGGACTGGCCTTTGATGGCAGCTCCATACGCGGCTGGAAAAGTATTGAAGACTCTGACATGAAAGTGCTTCCGGATGCCACAACAGCCAAGCTTGACCCTTTCATGGAGATTCCCACCCTGTCGTTAATTTGCGATGTAGTTTCTCCGGATACAAACGAACCTTATTCTCGTGACCCTCGGCAAGTGGCCCGCAAAGCGCGCAACTTTCTTGAGTCCACTGGGATTGCTGACACGGTTTACTTTGGACCGGAAGCTGAGTTTTTCATTTTCGATGATGTACGCTATGACCAGACGGCTTATGGTGGTTTTTATCAAGTGGACTCTGAAGAGGCCACCTGGAATACCGGCCGAGATGAAGGTGGGCGCAACCTTGGGTTTAAGCCTCGTCACAAAGAGGGTTACTTTCCCACGTTGCCGGCAGATTCGCTGCACGATATCCGCACTGAGATTTGCTTGGAGCTTGAAAAAATCGGTATTCCCGTAGAGCGTCAGCACCATGAAGTGGCCACAGCTGGCCAGGGTGAAATCGACATTCGATTTGATTCGATGGTTGAGATGGCCGACAAAATGATGTGGTTTAAGTACATCATTAAAAACGTCGCCCGACGTCATAACAAGTCCGCCACATTTATGCCCAAGCCCATTTATGGCGACAACGGCTCCGGAATGCACACGCACATGTCACTATGGAAAAACGGCGATCCTCTTTTTGCCGGTGACAAGTACGGCGGCCTCTCCGAGCTAGCTCTTTATTATGTCGGCGGAATTTTAAAACACGCTCCCGCTCTTTGCGCCTTCACTAACTCTTCAACCAACTCTTACAAACGATTGGTGCCGGGTTTTGAAGCTCCCACAAAGTTAGCCTATAGTTATAAAAACCGATCTGCGGCGATTCGAATCCCTAATACGGGTGCCAATCCAAAGGCCAAACGGATCGAATTTAGAACTCCAGATCCAAGTGCTAACGTGTACTTGGCCTTTGCTGCTTTGTTGATGGCTGGAATTGATGGAATTCAAAATAAAATTCATCCCGGTGAAGCGCTCGACAAAGACATTTATGGATTACCTCCCCAAGAAGCGGCGAAGGTGCCTTCAGTTCCAGCTACGTTGGATGAAGCGCTTAATGCCTTGCGCCAAGATTATGAGTTCTTGTTGGCTGGTGATGTGTTTACAGAAGACCTTGTGAACACTTGGATTGACTACAAAATGGAACGAGAAGTGTTGCCGCTTCAACAGCGACCAGCTCCTTATGAGTTCTATTTGTATTACGATTTATAG
- a CDS encoding glycine cleavage system protein H: MDEIVTYMGHEWVLVEDGLITIGINEDGVEELTEIQSVNLPDVNDSVSAGQVFGDIETDSGPLNLYCPVDGVVIEVNETVVENPELILEDSMDEGWLIKVEADNPDQIDMVSLDANAEDDGRTEE; the protein is encoded by the coding sequence ATGGATGAAATCGTCACATACATGGGTCATGAGTGGGTGTTAGTCGAAGATGGGCTAATCACCATCGGCATTAACGAAGATGGTGTGGAAGAGCTCACCGAAATTCAATCGGTCAACCTACCTGACGTGAACGACAGCGTGTCGGCTGGCCAAGTGTTTGGAGACATTGAAACCGACAGCGGCCCGCTGAATCTTTATTGTCCCGTTGATGGCGTAGTGATTGAAGTGAATGAAACCGTGGTTGAAAACCCCGAGTTAATCCTTGAGGACTCCATGGACGAGGGCTGGCTGATTAAAGTGGAAGCCGATAATCCGGATCAAATCGATATGGTGTCTCTCGACGCCAACGCAGAAGACGACGGCCGCACGGAAGAGTAG
- a CDS encoding SpoVR family protein yields the protein MANITPDLEKARQRICKIAEDVGLDFFETIFELVKYNELNAIAARGGFPVRYPHWRWGMDYEQLSKGYEYGLSKIYELVINTNPCYAYLMEGNEFVDQKLVMAHVYGHCDFFKNNQWFSQTDRKMIDTMANHATRIRRYIDSYGIDVVEDFIDKCLSIDNLIDIHGTYRKKNPNLEEHREVPQSDEESQKNLYVTRDYMEAYLNPEAPKREMNPNMEGLRRVPEQPVRDVMSFLIHHAPLPEWQQDIMSIIRDEALYFAPQGMTKIMNEGWASYWHSRLMTEKIANDGEIIDFADRHSGTMAMSPGGFNPYKVGIELFRDIERRWNMGQFGKEWNECTDLKERKNWDRELGQGREKIFQVRRDYNDVTFIDEFLTEEFCVKNRMFVYRFNKRTGQFEVDTRDFPLIKKKFLFQLTNFGQPIINVIDANFRNRSELLLGHIFEGIELQPNFLEATLKNVQAIWKRPVNLATVMDEEARIFTFDGREFITTPFSELPVGEGQKDKPSEKDKKDLAKKP from the coding sequence GTGGCAAACATTACGCCAGATCTAGAAAAAGCACGGCAGCGCATCTGCAAAATTGCAGAAGATGTGGGTCTTGATTTTTTCGAAACCATCTTCGAACTGGTTAAGTACAATGAGCTCAATGCCATTGCCGCACGCGGCGGTTTTCCGGTACGGTATCCTCACTGGCGTTGGGGTATGGATTATGAACAGCTCTCAAAGGGCTATGAGTACGGTTTGTCAAAAATCTATGAACTAGTGATCAACACCAACCCCTGCTACGCCTATTTGATGGAAGGTAACGAGTTTGTTGATCAGAAGTTAGTGATGGCCCATGTGTACGGCCACTGTGACTTTTTTAAAAATAATCAATGGTTCTCGCAAACAGATCGAAAAATGATCGACACTATGGCCAACCATGCCACACGAATCCGTCGCTATATCGATAGCTATGGAATTGACGTGGTCGAGGACTTTATCGATAAATGTTTAAGTATAGACAATCTTATTGATATTCACGGCACTTACCGCAAAAAGAACCCAAATCTTGAGGAACATAGAGAAGTTCCGCAGTCAGATGAAGAGTCTCAAAAGAATCTATATGTGACTCGCGATTATATGGAAGCGTATCTTAACCCAGAGGCCCCAAAGCGGGAGATGAATCCCAACATGGAAGGCCTTCGAAGGGTGCCTGAGCAGCCCGTGCGGGACGTGATGTCGTTTCTAATTCATCATGCACCGCTGCCGGAGTGGCAACAAGACATTATGTCGATCATACGAGATGAAGCCCTTTATTTTGCCCCGCAAGGGATGACAAAAATTATGAACGAGGGATGGGCCTCTTATTGGCACTCGCGGTTGATGACAGAAAAAATAGCCAATGATGGTGAAATTATAGACTTTGCCGACCGGCATAGCGGAACCATGGCCATGTCGCCAGGCGGGTTTAACCCCTACAAAGTAGGGATAGAGCTATTTCGTGATATCGAGCGTCGGTGGAACATGGGCCAGTTTGGTAAAGAGTGGAATGAATGTACGGATTTAAAAGAACGAAAAAACTGGGATCGGGAGTTGGGTCAAGGCCGAGAAAAAATATTTCAAGTTCGCAGAGACTACAATGACGTAACGTTCATTGATGAGTTTCTCACAGAAGAGTTCTGCGTCAAAAACCGGATGTTCGTATATAGGTTCAATAAAAGGACTGGGCAGTTTGAAGTCGATACCAGAGATTTTCCGCTGATTAAAAAGAAGTTTTTATTTCAGCTTACTAATTTCGGCCAGCCTATTATAAATGTGATCGATGCTAATTTTAGAAACAGAAGCGAGCTATTGTTGGGGCACATATTTGAAGGGATCGAGTTACAGCCGAATTTTCTTGAGGCCACACTAAAGAATGTGCAAGCCATATGGAAGCGCCCCGTAAACTTGGCCACGGTGATGGACGAAGAGGCCCGAATCTTCACATTCGACGGTCGAGAGTTCATAACAACACCATTTAGTGAACTTCCCGTTGGCGAAGGGCAAAAAGACAAGCCCTCTGAAAAAGATAAAAAAGATTTAGCAAAAAAGCCTTAA
- a CDS encoding DUF444 family protein, which produces MGSIIEDHRRFKDIVRGRIKQNFKKYVTHGEMVGRQEKDLVKIPIPSIDIPRFRYGPKQQGGVGQGDGQPGEAMNGQPGDGQGEAGNSPGQHTLEVDVTLDELADILGEELALPRIEPRGNKSIDTTKIKYSGRGPVGPSSLRIFKESYKEALKREISSGTYNAEDPIVVPIRRDLRFRSFKTTVKPQSNAVVIYMMDVSGSMGDEQKEIVRLESFWINTWLKKNYKGLETRFIIHDAAAKEVDEKTFFSTSESGGTLISSAYKLCKKMIEEEYPVTEWNVYPFHFSDGDNWSGEDTRLCISMLKEFFLPQVNMFGYGQVESKYGSGQFMKDLEKAMGDDDRIVLSKIESRDRILDSIKDFLGKGR; this is translated from the coding sequence ATGGGAAGTATAATAGAAGACCACAGGCGATTTAAAGACATCGTCCGTGGTCGTATTAAACAAAACTTTAAAAAATACGTCACTCACGGCGAAATGGTGGGGCGTCAAGAGAAGGACTTGGTTAAAATACCGATTCCTTCTATTGATATCCCTCGTTTTCGATATGGCCCGAAACAACAAGGTGGCGTGGGCCAAGGTGATGGTCAGCCAGGTGAGGCTATGAACGGGCAGCCGGGCGACGGCCAGGGCGAGGCTGGCAACTCACCAGGGCAACACACCCTTGAAGTGGATGTGACCCTTGATGAGCTTGCTGATATTTTAGGTGAGGAGCTGGCGCTTCCGCGCATTGAACCTCGAGGGAACAAATCAATTGATACGACAAAAATTAAATATTCTGGTCGCGGTCCCGTGGGCCCCAGTAGCTTAAGAATCTTTAAAGAGTCTTACAAAGAGGCATTAAAGCGCGAGATTTCTAGTGGCACATACAATGCTGAAGACCCGATTGTGGTGCCCATCAGGCGAGACCTTCGATTTAGAAGTTTCAAGACCACAGTGAAGCCTCAGTCGAATGCGGTCGTGATTTATATGATGGATGTTTCAGGCTCCATGGGCGATGAACAAAAAGAAATCGTACGCCTTGAGAGCTTTTGGATTAATACCTGGTTGAAAAAAAATTATAAAGGACTTGAGACGCGATTTATTATTCACGATGCCGCGGCAAAAGAGGTCGATGAAAAGACATTTTTCAGCACCAGCGAATCGGGCGGTACCCTCATCAGCTCGGCCTATAAACTGTGTAAAAAAATGATCGAAGAAGAGTATCCAGTGACGGAGTGGAATGTTTATCCATTTCACTTTAGTGACGGCGACAACTGGAGCGGAGAAGACACAAGGCTTTGCATATCAATGCTTAAAGAGTTCTTTTTGCCCCAAGTAAATATGTTTGGTTATGGGCAGGTCGAGAGCAAATACGGCAGTGGTCAGTTTATGAAAGACCTGGAAAAAGCCATGGGAGATGACGATCGAATTGTGCTTAGCAAGATCGAGAGTCGCGATAGAATATTAGACTCAATTAAAGATTTCTTGGGCAAGGGGCGGTAG
- a CDS encoding serine protein kinase: MSTDSTSGKLSTLLQNWQTKSGYKELTWSGSFDDYIEIVKSNPKVTRNAFQRMYDMILTKGTSEYTDVKKQMVHYKFFEDADNAGKDAVFGIDISLMKLVNVLRSAALGYGTEKRVILLHGPVGSAKSTICRMLKKGIEAYSRTDAGALYTFDWVDEAGEHEDIFGRGIRVFPSPMHEEPLLLIPVELREGLTEELNRGNTTDFRVSIQGELCPPSRFIFSQLLQRYNGDLNRVFQHVRVRRLVLSEADRIGIGTFQPKDEKNQDSTELTGDLNYRKIAEYGSDSDPRAFNFDGEFNVANRGMIEFVEVLKLDVAFLYDLLGASQEHRVKPKKFAQTFIDEVIIGHTNEPEFRKLQDNEFMEALRDRTVRIDIPYITKLDYEESIYKKDFNSRRLRGVSIAPHTLEMASMWAVLTRLEKPKKANLTRLQKLKLYNGKSLPNFTEDNIKELRKEAKREGLDGVSPRYIQDKISNAIVMAQQSNNGSVNPFLVLNELESGLKHHSFSGGEEMRQDFKELLNVVRQEYEEIIKAEVQRAISADENALSRLCGNYIDNIKAYTQKEKVRNPFTGKDEEPDERLMRTIEEKIDIPESRKDDFRREIMHYIGALSLEGKKFDYKTNERLHKALERKMFEDQKDSIKLTSLVSSVMDKDTQEKIDIVKTRLIKEFGYDEISATDVLQYVASIFARGDVKDRK, translated from the coding sequence ATGTCGACGGATTCAACTAGCGGAAAATTATCTACACTTCTTCAAAACTGGCAGACAAAAAGTGGGTACAAAGAACTGACTTGGTCAGGCAGTTTCGATGACTATATTGAAATCGTTAAGTCAAACCCCAAAGTGACGCGAAATGCGTTTCAGCGCATGTACGACATGATCCTTACAAAGGGAACATCAGAGTACACAGACGTAAAAAAACAAATGGTACATTACAAGTTTTTTGAAGATGCTGACAATGCCGGAAAAGACGCGGTGTTTGGTATTGATATTTCGTTAATGAAACTTGTAAATGTTCTTCGGTCAGCCGCCCTTGGCTATGGAACAGAAAAACGCGTGATTCTTCTTCACGGCCCCGTGGGAAGTGCAAAATCAACAATCTGCCGCATGCTAAAAAAAGGAATAGAAGCCTATTCGCGAACAGATGCCGGAGCTTTATACACTTTTGATTGGGTGGATGAAGCTGGCGAACACGAAGATATATTTGGTCGAGGCATACGGGTGTTTCCAAGCCCCATGCATGAAGAGCCTTTGTTGTTGATCCCGGTAGAGCTCCGAGAAGGTCTCACTGAAGAGTTAAACCGAGGCAATACCACCGACTTCAGGGTCAGTATTCAAGGCGAACTTTGCCCGCCGAGCCGATTTATCTTCTCGCAACTTCTGCAGCGCTACAATGGTGACCTCAATCGGGTGTTTCAACATGTGCGAGTGCGTCGTCTTGTATTAAGCGAAGCTGACCGCATTGGTATTGGTACCTTCCAGCCAAAAGATGAAAAAAACCAAGACAGCACAGAACTCACTGGCGACCTCAATTATCGAAAGATTGCCGAATACGGTTCAGATTCTGATCCCAGGGCGTTTAACTTTGATGGAGAGTTTAATGTTGCAAACCGAGGAATGATTGAATTTGTTGAGGTACTCAAACTAGACGTGGCTTTTTTATATGACCTTTTGGGAGCTTCGCAAGAACATCGGGTCAAGCCAAAGAAATTTGCTCAAACCTTTATCGACGAAGTTATTATCGGCCACACAAACGAGCCCGAGTTTAGAAAGCTACAAGATAACGAGTTTATGGAGGCGTTAAGAGACCGAACTGTTCGCATTGATATTCCGTACATTACAAAACTTGATTACGAAGAAAGCATTTATAAGAAAGATTTCAACAGTCGCCGTTTGCGGGGAGTAAGCATAGCCCCTCACACGCTTGAGATGGCCAGTATGTGGGCTGTTCTCACTCGATTAGAAAAGCCGAAAAAAGCCAACCTAACACGATTGCAAAAACTGAAGCTGTACAATGGTAAGAGTCTGCCGAATTTTACCGAAGACAACATTAAGGAGCTTCGCAAAGAGGCTAAGCGTGAGGGTCTTGACGGAGTTTCTCCTCGGTATATCCAAGACAAAATTTCAAACGCCATCGTTATGGCTCAACAGTCTAACAATGGTTCGGTGAATCCATTTTTAGTACTCAATGAGCTGGAATCAGGCTTAAAGCATCACTCTTTCTCTGGCGGCGAAGAAATGCGCCAGGATTTTAAAGAACTACTAAATGTGGTTCGCCAAGAATACGAAGAGATTATCAAGGCCGAGGTGCAGCGGGCCATCAGCGCCGATGAAAATGCATTGTCGCGACTGTGCGGTAATTACATCGACAACATAAAGGCCTACACGCAAAAAGAAAAAGTGCGAAATCCGTTTACAGGTAAGGATGAAGAGCCAGATGAAAGACTCATGCGAACTATCGAAGAGAAAATAGATATCCCCGAGTCGCGAAAAGATGATTTCAGAAGAGAAATCATGCACTACATCGGTGCTCTGTCACTGGAGGGCAAAAAGTTTGATTACAAAACAAACGAGCGGTTGCATAAGGCTCTTGAGCGAAAAATGTTCGAAGACCAAAAAGACAGCATTAAGCTAACTTCTTTGGTGTCGTCGGTGATGGACAAAGACACTCAAGAGAAAATCGATATCGTAAAAACACGGTTGATAAAAGAATTTGGATACGACGAAATATCAGCAACAGATGTGTTGCAATATGTGGCCAGTATTTTTGCTCGCGGTGATGTGAAAGACCGCAAATAG
- a CDS encoding DUF2225 domain-containing protein, which translates to MISAGKNKISLMLSSLAISYALSGCASVLKPGGDSLYPESALHNPNPAPPSMSPPDASGKSGEVIDGTHVRSEADYHFSMGEAYSLDGNTEKAIAEFKLTTVYDPKSVIVRKRLAEEYVKIGLFSEAIEQAELALKVDAKNTETRLLLGQLYTSLEMDQKALDQYEIVLQQDPNNLQAPIFIGETLANQKRFDEAEKAFQKIINHPDMQNAHLIYYYLGGIRLRQQGEDNLKRAEQAFSKGLEIKPDAEELVMALSHVYNQQNKDKAAYDLVRSYQDKFGPKRNAAAFLARHYIEKEDYENAQKQLEIQESFEADDLNIKMQIALIQIEKKDFGPAIDRLEEIIAMAPDSDKIRFYLAAVYEEVKNYKLAIRHYSQIRSTSDYFADSVIHIAYMYKEQNDVSKATEVVENAVKLRNDLPQLYSFYATLLDTQKEYGKAVTMLNGAVEKFPSDSQLRFFLGSMYDRMGNKERTIEEMRKVLDIDAEHVQALNYLAYTYADLGIHLDQAEELVRRALTLKPDDGYILDTLGWVLYKQGQTQEAIKYLEAAYKHKSSESVVAEHLGDAYYRFELTEKAKSMYIKAAEVELDSDKKNKIEEKISVIEQEESYKRRPASQSPAKK; encoded by the coding sequence GTGATATCGGCCGGTAAAAATAAAATCTCATTGATGCTCAGCAGTTTGGCCATCTCCTATGCTTTATCGGGATGTGCCTCCGTGTTGAAGCCGGGCGGAGACTCACTTTATCCCGAAAGCGCTCTTCACAATCCCAATCCCGCACCCCCATCTATGTCACCACCTGACGCCTCTGGCAAATCGGGAGAGGTCATCGATGGTACTCACGTTCGAAGCGAAGCAGACTATCATTTTTCAATGGGTGAAGCTTACAGCCTTGATGGAAACACAGAAAAAGCCATTGCGGAGTTTAAGCTCACTACGGTTTACGACCCAAAATCGGTGATCGTGAGAAAGCGTCTGGCCGAGGAGTACGTTAAAATCGGACTTTTTAGCGAAGCCATTGAGCAGGCCGAGTTGGCTCTCAAAGTAGATGCAAAAAACACGGAAACCCGGCTTCTTTTGGGGCAACTCTACACCTCACTAGAAATGGATCAAAAAGCGCTCGATCAATACGAAATCGTTTTGCAGCAAGACCCCAACAATTTGCAGGCGCCCATTTTTATTGGCGAAACACTGGCCAATCAAAAAAGATTTGATGAGGCCGAAAAAGCCTTTCAGAAAATTATTAATCATCCGGATATGCAAAATGCCCATCTGATTTACTACTACCTAGGTGGTATTCGTTTGCGCCAACAAGGGGAAGATAATTTAAAACGGGCGGAACAAGCGTTCAGCAAAGGCCTAGAAATTAAACCTGATGCTGAAGAGCTGGTGATGGCTTTAAGCCACGTGTATAACCAACAAAACAAAGACAAAGCGGCCTACGACTTGGTTCGATCCTATCAAGATAAGTTCGGACCAAAGAGAAATGCCGCGGCATTTTTGGCCCGTCACTACATCGAAAAAGAAGACTATGAAAACGCCCAAAAGCAGCTGGAGATCCAAGAAAGCTTTGAGGCCGATGATCTCAATATAAAGATGCAAATTGCATTGATCCAAATTGAAAAGAAAGATTTTGGTCCGGCCATTGACCGACTAGAAGAAATCATCGCGATGGCTCCAGATTCAGACAAGATCCGTTTTTACTTAGCCGCAGTCTATGAAGAGGTTAAAAACTATAAATTAGCCATCCGTCACTATTCTCAAATTCGGTCGACGAGCGACTACTTTGCCGACTCGGTGATTCATATTGCCTACATGTATAAAGAGCAAAACGACGTGAGCAAAGCCACTGAGGTGGTAGAAAATGCCGTCAAGCTTCGAAATGATCTTCCTCAACTGTATTCGTTTTACGCCACCTTACTGGATACACAAAAAGAATACGGAAAAGCCGTGACCATGCTCAATGGTGCTGTAGAGAAGTTTCCATCAGACAGCCAATTGCGATTTTTTCTGGGGTCTATGTACGATCGTATGGGCAATAAAGAGCGCACCATTGAAGAGATGCGAAAGGTTCTAGATATTGACGCAGAACATGTGCAGGCGCTGAACTATCTTGCTTATACCTATGCGGATTTGGGAATACACCTTGATCAAGCTGAAGAACTGGTGCGTCGTGCCCTGACATTGAAGCCAGATGACGGTTATATACTAGATACCTTGGGTTGGGTTTTGTACAAGCAAGGCCAAACTCAAGAGGCCATCAAATACCTAGAGGCGGCATACAAGCATAAATCCTCTGAAAGTGTTGTGGCTGAGCATCTGGGAGATGCCTATTATCGCTTTGAGCTTACTGAAAAAGCAAAAAGCATGTATATAAAGGCGGCTGAAGTTGAATTGGATAGCGACAAGAAAAATAAAATCGAAGAAAAAATCAGCGTTATTGAGCAAGAAGAAAGCTATAAGCGCCGACCCGCATCGCAAAGCCCGGCAAAAAAATAG
- a CDS encoding regulator for granula-associated protein encodes MLNQGKIPEGGSLVNQETTVTNKTGARTKIIKRYQNRKLYDTQQSCYVTLDDIAKMIRNNEEVMVIDNKTKNDITAATLTQIIFEAEKKAAQYAPLFTLREIIQYGNGSISKYLAKLGAFPADYAEKQAAQAQREVTTEAVVEAAKPSFDDIKQTLEERVATAANAATNTASTSTLGAPEITPDLPSSNKSLNN; translated from the coding sequence ATGTTAAATCAGGGGAAAATTCCAGAGGGAGGCAGTCTGGTGAACCAAGAAACTACTGTTACGAACAAAACAGGCGCACGAACAAAGATCATCAAGCGGTATCAAAACCGAAAGCTCTACGACACTCAACAAAGCTGTTATGTGACGTTGGACGACATCGCTAAAATGATCCGCAACAACGAAGAAGTGATGGTTATCGACAACAAAACCAAAAACGACATCACAGCAGCCACGTTGACTCAGATTATCTTTGAAGCAGAAAAGAAGGCTGCACAATACGCGCCCCTATTCACTTTGAGAGAAATCATTCAATATGGAAACGGCAGTATTTCTAAATACTTAGCTAAGCTTGGTGCTTTTCCTGCTGATTATGCAGAGAAACAAGCCGCTCAAGCTCAACGCGAAGTGACGACTGAAGCTGTTGTTGAAGCGGCTAAGCCTTCGTTTGACGATATTAAGCAAACTCTTGAAGAGCGCGTGGCCACAGCGGCTAATGCGGCCACAAATACGGCCAGCACTTCGACTCTAGGAGCTCCAGAAATCACTCCGGATCTACCTAGCTCAAATAAAAGCTTAAACAACTAA